The Arthrobacter russicus genome has a segment encoding these proteins:
- a CDS encoding amino acid permease, translating into MATADTASSTGSTQKSLNRGLKPRQLIMMALGSSIGTGLFIGSGTAIGVAGPAVLISFLVAGAIIIFVMRMLGEMAAAHPNSGAFSYYAERAMGRVAGATVGWLWWAQIVVVIAAEATGAAQILSSLWPVLPQWLLALVFMVVFTAINLLGVGKFGEMEFWFAILKVAVIVLFLVLGALLITGVIPSSSGPGFGNLFAHGGFLPQGWAGVAAGLLIVMFAFGGTELVTIAAAETENAEHNVGRAIRSVLWRILVFYIGSVLVMVTVLPWNSEETKNPFASVLAEANIPFAKELTTLVIAIAVLSALNANLYGSSRMIFSLSQRGLAPKFLSRVNADRVPRFAVIASVLFGFVAVLLNYLDPENTLRILLQLVGSTVLMMWVSTCVSQIILRRRADAAGEKMALPMWGFPYLSWLALALLAAVFVLGFTDPSVGIQLLSTIGLTAGIAILSWIGIKLSAKKGSD; encoded by the coding sequence ATGGCGACCGCAGATACCGCGAGCAGTACCGGCAGCACCCAGAAATCCCTGAACCGGGGGCTCAAACCACGTCAGCTGATCATGATGGCCCTGGGCTCTTCGATCGGTACCGGGCTGTTCATCGGCTCGGGCACCGCGATCGGCGTTGCCGGACCGGCGGTGCTGATCTCCTTCCTGGTCGCCGGAGCCATCATCATCTTCGTAATGCGGATGCTCGGCGAAATGGCGGCCGCGCACCCGAACAGCGGGGCCTTCTCCTACTATGCCGAGCGGGCGATGGGCCGGGTCGCCGGCGCCACCGTGGGCTGGCTCTGGTGGGCGCAGATCGTCGTGGTGATCGCCGCCGAGGCCACCGGCGCGGCCCAGATCCTGAGCAGTTTGTGGCCGGTGCTGCCGCAATGGCTGCTCGCTTTGGTGTTCATGGTGGTCTTCACCGCGATCAATTTGCTGGGCGTCGGCAAGTTCGGCGAAATGGAATTCTGGTTCGCGATCCTGAAGGTCGCGGTGATCGTGCTCTTCCTGGTGCTCGGTGCACTGCTGATCACCGGCGTCATCCCGAGCAGCTCCGGCCCCGGCTTCGGAAACCTGTTCGCCCACGGCGGCTTCCTCCCCCAGGGCTGGGCCGGCGTGGCCGCCGGGCTGTTGATCGTGATGTTCGCCTTCGGCGGCACCGAGCTGGTCACCATCGCCGCCGCCGAAACGGAAAACGCCGAGCACAACGTGGGCCGCGCAATCCGTTCGGTGCTGTGGCGGATCCTGGTCTTCTACATCGGCTCGGTGTTGGTCATGGTCACGGTATTGCCCTGGAATTCGGAGGAGACCAAGAATCCATTCGCCTCGGTGCTCGCCGAAGCCAACATCCCGTTCGCCAAGGAACTCACCACCCTGGTGATTGCGATCGCGGTGCTTTCCGCACTCAACGCCAATCTCTACGGTTCCTCGCGGATGATCTTCTCACTCAGCCAGCGCGGCCTGGCCCCGAAGTTCCTCAGCCGGGTCAATGCCGACCGGGTTCCGCGATTCGCGGTGATCGCTTCAGTGCTCTTCGGCTTCGTGGCCGTACTGCTGAACTACCTCGACCCGGAGAACACGCTCCGGATCTTGCTGCAGCTCGTCGGCTCCACGGTCTTGATGATGTGGGTTTCCACCTGCGTTTCGCAGATCATCCTGCGCCGCCGCGCGGATGCCGCCGGCGAGAAGATGGCACTGCCGATGTGGGGATTCCCCTACCTGTCCTGGTTGGCCCTGGCGCTATTGGCCGCGGTATTCGTCCTGGGGTTCACCGACCCCAGCGTCGGCATCCAGCTGCTGAGCACCATAGGACTCACAGCCGGAATCGCGATTCTGAGTTGGATTGGCATCAAATTGTCAGCCAAAAAAGGTTCTGACTAG
- a CDS encoding thiamine pyrophosphate-dependent enzyme has protein sequence MSIAPRHERTTTAPTLEVPAAELTVEQQRELYRLLAAVRHLDVSAIAWQRQGIIPGYAPGRGQEAAQVGSAFALERGSDFVFPTYREVGVARAWGVDMVAYMSTHKATWHGGLYDPAASRFAPIQAVVGGSVLHAVGWAHGQTLDGRKADGTLNAAISYFGDGASSQGDVHEAMNFAAIFKAPVIFFVQNNGWAISVPTERQVAGGSVSARALGYGMATVQVDGNDVEAVYAATKAARAYAAAGHGPVLIEAMTYRRGPHSTSDDPGRYRSLEDERTDGGQDPVDRYAEALRTAGVADDEFFAQALAEAQAEENAIREGVAAMDPRPGTEMFDFVFQEPTGALRAQANHWREESEHV, from the coding sequence GTGAGCATCGCACCACGCCATGAACGCACGACCACGGCACCGACCCTCGAGGTGCCGGCAGCCGAGCTGACCGTCGAACAACAACGTGAGTTGTACCGGCTGCTCGCCGCAGTGCGGCACCTCGATGTTTCCGCCATCGCCTGGCAACGCCAGGGCATCATCCCGGGTTACGCTCCGGGGCGCGGGCAGGAAGCCGCCCAGGTGGGCAGCGCGTTCGCCTTGGAGCGGGGGTCGGACTTCGTTTTCCCCACCTATCGGGAAGTCGGCGTGGCCCGGGCTTGGGGTGTGGACATGGTGGCCTACATGTCCACGCACAAAGCCACCTGGCATGGCGGCCTCTACGATCCTGCGGCCAGCCGTTTCGCCCCGATCCAAGCCGTGGTCGGCGGATCCGTGCTGCACGCCGTCGGCTGGGCGCACGGCCAGACCCTGGACGGCCGGAAGGCCGACGGCACCCTGAACGCGGCGATCAGCTACTTCGGCGATGGCGCTTCCTCCCAGGGCGATGTGCACGAAGCGATGAACTTCGCGGCGATCTTCAAAGCGCCGGTGATCTTCTTCGTGCAGAACAACGGCTGGGCGATCTCGGTGCCCACCGAACGGCAGGTGGCCGGCGGCTCGGTCTCGGCCCGGGCTCTCGGCTATGGCATGGCCACTGTCCAGGTGGACGGCAACGACGTCGAAGCGGTGTACGCAGCGACCAAAGCCGCCCGCGCGTACGCGGCGGCCGGCCATGGCCCGGTACTGATCGAGGCGATGACCTACCGTCGTGGCCCGCATTCGACCAGTGACGACCCGGGCCGCTACCGGAGCTTGGAAGACGAACGGACCGACGGCGGCCAAGACCCGGTGGACCGCTACGCCGAGGCATTGCGCACCGCCGGCGTAGCCGACGACGAGTTCTTCGCACAGGCCCTGGCCGAGGCGCAGGCCGAAGAGAACGCCATCCGCGAAGGCGTCGCCGCGATGGACCCGCGGCCGGGCACCGAGATGTTCGACTTCGTCTTCCAGGAACCGACCGGGGCGTTGCGCGCCCAAGCCAACCACTGGCGCGAGGAGAGCGAACATGTCTGA
- a CDS encoding alpha-ketoacid dehydrogenase subunit beta, translated as MSESVIEKQAGAAYPAPAVEELSMQKTINRALADALRADPKVLVLGEDVGQLGGVFRVTADLQAEFGADRVFDTPLAESGILGMSVGLAMAGYHPIPEVQFDGFAYPAVNQIIAQIGRLNYRSRGKLPMPITLRVPSFGGLRAPEMHTESLEALFAHVPGLKVVSPANPHQAYHLMRLAATMPDPVMFLEPKPRYWQKEAVDLAEPGMLDGARIAREGKHVTLVAYGAMVARCLQVAELAAEDGIQVEVVDLRWIKPLDIATLAGSVAKTKRAIVVHEAPLTAGMGGEIAAQLTQACFDLLKAPVERVTGFDVPYPSGDLEDEYVPNVDRILFGIQRVLEYRRG; from the coding sequence ATGTCTGAGTCAGTGATCGAGAAGCAGGCCGGGGCCGCGTACCCGGCACCAGCGGTCGAAGAGCTTTCGATGCAGAAAACGATCAACCGCGCACTGGCTGATGCCCTGCGCGCAGACCCCAAGGTCCTGGTGCTGGGTGAGGACGTCGGCCAGCTGGGCGGCGTCTTCCGGGTCACCGCGGATCTGCAGGCCGAATTCGGCGCCGACCGGGTTTTCGACACCCCCTTGGCCGAATCCGGCATCCTGGGCATGAGCGTCGGCTTGGCGATGGCCGGCTACCACCCGATCCCGGAAGTCCAATTCGACGGCTTCGCCTACCCTGCGGTCAACCAGATCATCGCGCAGATCGGCCGGCTGAACTACCGCAGCCGCGGTAAATTGCCGATGCCGATCACGCTGCGGGTACCGAGCTTCGGCGGGCTGCGCGCCCCGGAGATGCACACCGAAAGCCTCGAAGCGCTGTTCGCGCACGTGCCCGGGCTCAAGGTGGTTTCCCCGGCCAACCCGCACCAGGCGTACCACCTGATGCGTTTGGCCGCGACCATGCCTGATCCGGTGATGTTCTTGGAACCGAAGCCGCGGTACTGGCAGAAGGAAGCGGTCGATCTGGCCGAACCCGGGATGCTCGACGGCGCCCGGATCGCCCGGGAGGGCAAGCACGTCACCCTGGTCGCTTACGGCGCCATGGTGGCCCGCTGCTTGCAGGTCGCCGAACTGGCAGCCGAGGACGGCATCCAGGTCGAGGTAGTCGATCTGCGCTGGATCAAGCCCTTGGACATCGCCACGCTGGCGGGTTCAGTCGCCAAAACCAAGCGCGCCATCGTCGTGCATGAAGCGCCGCTGACCGCCGGGATGGGCGGCGAAATTGCGGCGCAACTGACCCAGGCCTGCTTCGACCTGCTCAAAGCACCGGTTGAACGGGTGACCGGCTTCGACGTACCGTATCCCTCAGGAGATTTGGAAGACGAATACGTGCCGAATGTGGACCGGATCCTGTTCGGCATCCAACGGGTATTGGAGTACCGACGTGGCTGA
- a CDS encoding biotin/lipoyl-containing protein — translation MAELSFPLPDLGEGLLDATVLEWLVAEGDQIERNTPMVEVETTKSSVELPSPQAGKVLRIFGEPGEVIQVGDPLIIFEVPDDTAGIVGTVPVEEAPKRRVKLSLNLDED, via the coding sequence GTGGCTGAACTTTCCTTCCCGTTGCCGGACCTCGGCGAGGGGTTGCTCGATGCGACCGTGCTGGAGTGGCTGGTTGCCGAGGGCGACCAGATCGAGCGCAATACTCCGATGGTCGAGGTGGAAACCACCAAATCCTCCGTGGAGCTGCCTTCGCCGCAGGCCGGAAAAGTCCTGCGGATTTTCGGCGAGCCAGGCGAGGTGATCCAGGTCGGCGATCCGCTGATCATCTTCGAAGTCCCGGATGACACCGCCGGCATCGTGGGCACCGTACCGGTGGAAGAAGCCCCGAAGCGCCGGGTGAAACTTTCCCTGAACCTGGACGAGGACTGA
- a CDS encoding alpha/beta fold hydrolase — MPQAAEGHAVEGRASTLRVHRFGAGSGRPLLMLHGFGSSTEFNWVQSGWIQPLTEAGRRVIAVDLPGHGGNPAPVESDEYAPSRIRAEILQILLDEGAKPLADGDPESGVDIIGYSLGARFAWEFGATQPELVHRMVLGGPSAGDPLAMFDLAEAEEFLASGAPIADPMTADLIGWARQIPGNDMFALLSMARAVKTEPYDAAESVPKMPILFVAGEKDQVAAEMPRLAELSGHAEILILPARNHFNAITSRAFKQAAIQFLAS; from the coding sequence ATGCCGCAGGCGGCGGAAGGCCACGCTGTGGAGGGCCGTGCATCCACGCTGCGGGTGCATCGTTTCGGTGCCGGCTCCGGCCGCCCGCTGCTGATGCTGCACGGCTTCGGCTCCTCGACCGAATTCAATTGGGTGCAGTCGGGCTGGATCCAACCGCTCACCGAAGCCGGCCGCCGGGTGATCGCAGTAGACCTGCCGGGGCACGGTGGCAACCCTGCGCCGGTGGAGTCGGACGAATATGCACCGAGCCGGATCCGGGCGGAAATCCTGCAGATCCTGCTCGACGAAGGCGCCAAGCCGCTGGCCGACGGCGATCCGGAGTCCGGCGTGGATATCATCGGTTACTCGCTCGGCGCCCGGTTCGCCTGGGAATTCGGTGCCACGCAGCCCGAGTTGGTGCACCGGATGGTGCTCGGCGGGCCGTCTGCCGGCGATCCGCTGGCGATGTTCGATCTGGCCGAGGCCGAAGAATTCCTGGCCTCCGGCGCGCCGATCGCGGACCCGATGACCGCGGATCTGATCGGCTGGGCCCGGCAGATACCGGGCAACGACATGTTCGCGCTGCTCTCGATGGCCCGCGCGGTCAAGACCGAACCCTACGATGCCGCGGAATCGGTGCCCAAAATGCCGATTCTGTTCGTGGCCGGAGAAAAGGACCAGGTGGCGGCGGAGATGCCGCGGCTGGCAGAACTCAGCGGCCACGCGGAAATTCTGATCCTGCCGGCCCGGAACCACTTCAACGCGATCACCTCACGGGCCTTCAAACAGGCCGCGATCCAATTTCTCGCTTCATAA
- a CDS encoding AraC family transcriptional regulator produces the protein MDPWSYYLDGPRARHAFTRRIVMDPPWGLDVQDQAALTLMLLLEGSAWIEADGALMHLDAGSVAIVRGPDAYRVLDRPDAESSVRINSDQGCTTVGGDSVEVSMALGVSTWGNSLHGQTSMLIGTYDAEGAVGAWVTAVLPRLAVVSPDHADDRLKSLAMLLDCELGQQQQGKTGALDRLLDLLLLHVVRRWSEAAHQGGPNWSDAHRDPLVAQALSLIHEAPAASWTVAELARRCFVSRATLAARFKAAVGVAPMSYLSQWRLTLASERLTAEQTTAATIARDLGFSSPFAFSTAFKKAYGASPTSYRRQAARKTPQLEAAL, from the coding sequence ATGGATCCTTGGAGCTATTACCTGGATGGACCCCGTGCACGGCACGCCTTCACAAGAAGGATAGTGATGGACCCGCCGTGGGGCCTCGACGTCCAAGACCAGGCAGCACTGACTCTCATGTTGCTGCTCGAGGGTTCAGCATGGATCGAAGCCGACGGCGCCTTGATGCACTTGGACGCTGGCTCAGTGGCGATTGTTCGGGGTCCAGATGCTTATCGGGTGCTGGACCGACCCGATGCCGAGTCGTCGGTGCGGATCAACTCGGATCAGGGTTGCACTACGGTAGGCGGCGACAGCGTCGAAGTCAGCATGGCGCTCGGTGTCTCAACCTGGGGAAACAGCCTACACGGGCAAACCAGCATGCTTATCGGTACCTACGACGCCGAGGGCGCGGTGGGAGCATGGGTGACCGCAGTGCTGCCACGCTTAGCCGTAGTGTCTCCGGACCACGCAGATGACCGGCTGAAATCATTGGCGATGTTGCTGGACTGCGAATTGGGCCAGCAACAGCAAGGCAAGACCGGCGCGTTGGACCGGTTGCTGGATTTGCTGCTGTTGCACGTGGTGCGGCGTTGGTCCGAAGCTGCCCACCAAGGCGGGCCGAATTGGTCCGATGCGCACCGGGACCCGCTGGTCGCGCAAGCGCTGAGCCTGATTCACGAAGCGCCAGCTGCATCCTGGACGGTGGCCGAGCTGGCTCGACGCTGTTTTGTCTCGCGCGCCACTTTGGCTGCCCGATTCAAGGCTGCGGTAGGGGTCGCGCCGATGTCGTATCTCAGCCAATGGCGGCTCACCCTTGCCAGCGAACGGCTCACTGCAGAACAAACCACAGCAGCCACAATCGCCAGGGATCTAGGATTTTCCAGTCCGTTCGCCTTCAGCACCGCATTCAAAAAAGCCTACGGCGCCAGCCCTACGAGTTATCGGCGGCAAGCTGCACGCAAGACTCCGCAGCTTGAAGCAGCCTTATGA
- a CDS encoding NmrA family transcriptional regulator: protein MFRLNDLRLTTFMTSREKPRKVLVTGATGRTGSRIVDRLAARGVAYRAGSRIGDPRFDWHDRLSWPAALNGIDAVYLCYAPDLAAPGAAELIGEFTAAAAAAGVRHAVLLTGRGEAGAERAIKAVQSNISEWTILQASWFAQNFSEHVLLGPIQRGRLLLPAGEVHEPTIDLDDFADAAVNVLTEDGHAGRTYELTGPESLSFAQMAQRLSAATGREISYHASDVAEFVADLAIAGIPAEDAVPLAEMLSSIFDGRNAEVSEDLAAILGRPTRSFAEYANAAASTGLWHASDPAGV, encoded by the coding sequence ATGTTTCGTCTGAATGATCTTAGATTGACTACCTTCATGACCTCAAGAGAAAAGCCCAGAAAAGTCCTCGTCACCGGCGCGACCGGACGAACCGGCAGCCGAATTGTCGACCGGCTGGCAGCACGCGGCGTTGCATATCGCGCCGGATCCAGAATCGGCGACCCTCGTTTTGACTGGCATGATCGACTCAGCTGGCCCGCTGCATTGAACGGAATTGACGCTGTCTACCTTTGTTATGCGCCAGATTTGGCTGCCCCCGGCGCCGCTGAATTGATCGGTGAATTCACCGCCGCAGCAGCCGCCGCGGGCGTGCGACATGCAGTCCTGCTCACCGGGCGCGGCGAAGCAGGCGCGGAACGTGCAATAAAGGCAGTCCAGTCGAACATCTCAGAGTGGACAATTCTTCAAGCGTCCTGGTTTGCGCAGAATTTCAGCGAACATGTGCTGCTCGGCCCAATCCAGCGCGGCCGGTTGCTCTTGCCCGCTGGCGAGGTGCACGAACCGACCATCGATTTGGACGACTTTGCCGACGCCGCAGTGAATGTCCTCACCGAAGACGGCCATGCGGGCCGGACCTACGAGCTCACCGGACCGGAATCACTGAGCTTCGCGCAGATGGCGCAACGACTTTCTGCGGCTACCGGCCGCGAAATCAGTTACCACGCAAGCGATGTCGCCGAGTTCGTCGCAGATTTGGCGATTGCGGGCATACCGGCCGAAGATGCAGTGCCTTTGGCCGAGATGCTTAGCAGCATTTTCGACGGCCGAAATGCCGAGGTAAGTGAAGATCTCGCCGCAATCCTGGGCCGGCCGACGCGGAGCTTCGCCGAGTATGCCAACGCAGCGGCAAGCACCGGGCTCTGGCACGCCAGCGACCCGGCAGGAGTCTAA
- a CDS encoding serine/threonine-protein kinase: MDRNFADPARERLLLDRYRLAERIGIGACAAVFRAEDLRLKRNVAVKIFSPGPTSWESELAILCRLQHPFLVGILDSGSWDDEFEGTRPFLVMEFIDGCDLRTLLARHPGGFTPAKTARLGWALAQGLDAVHSDGVVHRDVKPANILMGGSGLPKLCDFGVSRLHDGAEATIPGVTIGTASYLSPEQALGEPVHASADIYSLGLVLLECLTGAKVFPGSALEASIARLLHDPSIPEWIDTDWRQLLTAMTARGAAQRPTAAECGEALFELQLRQPAHAA; the protein is encoded by the coding sequence ATGGACCGCAATTTTGCTGACCCCGCGCGTGAGCGCTTACTACTAGACCGCTACCGACTGGCCGAACGGATCGGCATCGGAGCCTGCGCCGCGGTCTTCCGAGCCGAAGACCTGCGGCTCAAACGCAACGTGGCGGTCAAGATCTTCTCCCCCGGACCCACCAGTTGGGAATCCGAACTGGCGATCCTGTGCCGGCTGCAGCATCCGTTCCTGGTCGGCATTCTGGATTCGGGCAGCTGGGACGACGAATTCGAAGGCACCCGCCCGTTCCTGGTGATGGAATTCATCGACGGTTGCGACCTGCGCACCCTGCTGGCGCGGCATCCTGGCGGATTCACCCCGGCCAAAACTGCCCGCCTCGGCTGGGCACTGGCCCAGGGCCTCGACGCGGTGCATTCGGACGGCGTCGTGCATCGGGACGTGAAGCCGGCGAACATCCTGATGGGCGGCTCCGGATTGCCCAAGCTCTGCGACTTCGGAGTCTCCAGGCTGCACGACGGTGCCGAAGCCACGATCCCCGGGGTGACCATCGGCACCGCGAGCTACCTCAGCCCGGAACAGGCGCTGGGCGAACCAGTCCACGCCAGTGCGGACATCTACTCCCTGGGCCTGGTGCTTCTGGAGTGCCTCACCGGGGCCAAAGTATTCCCGGGATCGGCTTTGGAGGCTTCGATCGCCCGACTGCTCCATGACCCGTCGATACCGGAGTGGATCGACACCGATTGGCGGCAACTGCTCACTGCGATGACGGCACGCGGCGCCGCCCAACGACCGACTGCCGCCGAATGCGGCGAGGCGCTCTTCGAGTTGCAGCTTCGACAGCCCGCACACGCCGCCTGA
- a CDS encoding fumarylacetoacetate hydrolase family protein, giving the protein MIDDVIGTAGKVIAVHINYPSRAAQRGRTPKLPSYFLKPSSSLSTSGLVERPQGCELLGFEGEIALIIGTAARRVSPAEAWPHVQWVTASNDLGVYDLRYADKGSNLRSKGGDGFTPIGPGLIAAAEVDPAGLRIQTWCNGELVQDDDTADLLFPFSQLIADLSQLITLEPGDVILTGTPAGASVAVPGDVVEIEVFAGGTSTGKLRTEVTEGTAPLADYGARPQADDLQRAEAWGTPAAVPEPALTPELKAKLARVATATLSSQLRKRGFNNVSIDGLSATRPGEKVVGTARTLRYIPNREDLFKEFGGGYNAQKRAIDSLNEGEVLVMEARGEKGTGTLGDILALRAMHNGAAAIISDGGVRDYTAVAELELPVFAANPHPAVLGRKHVPWAVDETVGCGGAAVQPGDIIVADDDGILVIPPALAAELADDSLQQEHEESFIAQMVREGHAVDGLYPMNAGWKEKYAVWAQENPLQR; this is encoded by the coding sequence ATGATCGACGACGTGATCGGCACAGCGGGCAAAGTCATCGCAGTGCACATCAACTACCCGTCCCGCGCGGCACAACGCGGGCGTACCCCGAAACTCCCCTCATACTTCCTCAAACCGTCGAGCTCGCTCAGCACCAGTGGCCTGGTCGAACGTCCGCAGGGCTGCGAACTGCTCGGTTTCGAAGGTGAAATCGCGCTCATCATCGGCACCGCAGCCCGCCGCGTCTCCCCCGCCGAAGCCTGGCCGCACGTGCAATGGGTAACCGCCAGCAATGACCTCGGCGTCTACGATCTGCGCTACGCGGACAAAGGCTCCAATCTCCGTTCCAAAGGCGGTGACGGCTTCACTCCGATCGGTCCGGGATTGATCGCCGCTGCCGAGGTCGACCCCGCCGGATTGCGCATCCAGACCTGGTGCAACGGCGAACTGGTGCAGGACGACGACACTGCGGATTTGCTCTTCCCGTTCAGCCAGCTGATCGCGGACTTGAGCCAGCTGATCACCCTGGAACCGGGCGATGTCATCCTCACCGGCACGCCTGCCGGCGCTTCGGTCGCGGTGCCCGGCGACGTCGTCGAAATCGAAGTTTTTGCCGGCGGCACGTCCACCGGCAAGCTGCGCACCGAGGTGACTGAAGGCACCGCTCCGTTGGCCGACTACGGTGCCCGGCCCCAGGCCGACGATTTGCAACGCGCCGAGGCCTGGGGAACGCCGGCCGCGGTGCCGGAACCCGCTCTGACCCCGGAGCTCAAGGCCAAACTGGCCCGGGTCGCCACCGCCACGCTGAGCTCGCAGTTGCGCAAACGCGGATTCAACAACGTCTCGATCGACGGCCTCTCCGCCACTCGACCGGGTGAAAAGGTCGTCGGAACCGCACGGACCTTGCGCTACATCCCGAACCGGGAAGACCTGTTCAAGGAGTTCGGCGGCGGCTACAACGCGCAGAAACGGGCCATCGACTCGCTCAACGAAGGCGAAGTGCTGGTCATGGAGGCCCGCGGCGAAAAAGGCACCGGAACCCTCGGCGACATCCTTGCCTTGCGGGCCATGCACAATGGTGCGGCGGCGATCATTTCCGACGGCGGTGTGCGTGACTACACCGCGGTCGCCGAGCTGGAGCTGCCGGTCTTCGCAGCCAATCCGCATCCGGCGGTGCTGGGCCGCAAACACGTGCCGTGGGCGGTCGATGAGACCGTCGGCTGCGGCGGCGCCGCAGTGCAGCCCGGTGACATCATCGTGGCCGACGACGACGGCATCCTGGTCATCCCGCCGGCTCTGGCCGCCGAATTGGCCGACGACTCCTTGCAGCAAGAACACGAGGAGAGCTTCATCGCGCAAATGGTGCGGGAAGGCCACGCAGTGGACGGGCTGTACCCGATGAACGCCGGTTGGAAAGAAAAATACGCGGTGTGGGCCCAGGAAAACCCACTGCAGCGATGA
- a CDS encoding GntR family transcriptional regulator — MSVETGATSKSELAYNSIRNRILSGEYAPGHRLVLSRIAEDLAVSVVPVREAIRRLEAEKLLTFERNVGATVAGIDPTEYLYTMQTLSIVESAATALSLPALGAVDLAEAQRINAAMKDCLAQFDPVRFTSLNHDFHEVLYRSCPNPHLLDLVHRGWNRLNALRTSTFNFIPGRAAQSVAEHEELLRLIESRAAPDVVEAAARAHRSATLDAYLSQQKSA; from the coding sequence ATGAGCGTCGAAACCGGGGCAACCAGCAAGTCCGAACTCGCCTACAACTCGATCCGAAACCGCATCCTCTCCGGCGAATATGCTCCCGGGCACCGGCTGGTGCTGTCCCGGATCGCCGAGGACCTCGCGGTCAGCGTCGTCCCGGTACGCGAAGCGATCCGGCGGCTCGAAGCCGAGAAGCTGCTCACTTTCGAACGGAATGTCGGCGCCACGGTGGCCGGCATCGACCCCACGGAATACCTGTACACGATGCAGACCCTGAGCATCGTGGAAAGTGCCGCGACGGCACTCTCCCTGCCCGCGCTCGGCGCGGTGGACCTGGCCGAGGCGCAACGGATCAACGCGGCGATGAAGGACTGCCTGGCGCAATTCGATCCGGTGCGCTTCACCTCGCTCAACCACGACTTCCACGAAGTGCTGTACCGGTCCTGCCCCAACCCGCACCTTCTGGATCTGGTGCACCGCGGCTGGAACCGGCTCAACGCACTGCGCACCTCGACCTTCAACTTCATCCCCGGGCGCGCCGCACAGTCGGTCGCCGAACACGAAGAGCTGCTTCGGCTCATTGAATCGCGCGCAGCCCCGGACGTGGTCGAGGCCGCCGCCCGGGCACACCGCTCCGCCACCCTCGACGCCTATCTCAGCCAACAAAAATCCGCATAG
- the dapA gene encoding 4-hydroxy-tetrahydrodipicolinate synthase, translated as MKFRSDPATHLRGSFAAMFTPFRDSGAVDHDSLCRMVEWQITSGSHGVTIGGSTGEPGAQSVEERAEAIRTVAAAVGDRVPFLAGTGTAQLPETLELTQAAFDAGVDASMIITPYYARPTQEALYQWYATIAREFPSMPFIIYNVPSRTAVDIAPETVGRLFRDFENIVGIKETTKDFEHFSRVLHVAGKDLLVWSGLELLCLPLMALGGVGFISALANIAPKASADMYNAWIAGDLETAQRIHYGVHPLVDLLFAETNPAPAKWLMAQRGLISSDYVRPPLIHPTEGGLVKINALLDAGKDYLTPVDATEVTA; from the coding sequence ATGAAATTCCGTTCCGATCCGGCGACACATTTACGCGGATCCTTTGCCGCGATGTTCACCCCGTTCCGCGACTCAGGTGCGGTGGACCACGATTCGCTGTGCCGTATGGTCGAGTGGCAGATCACCTCGGGCTCGCACGGCGTCACCATCGGCGGTTCCACCGGGGAACCCGGTGCGCAGTCCGTCGAAGAACGCGCCGAAGCGATCCGCACCGTGGCCGCCGCCGTCGGCGACCGGGTGCCGTTCCTGGCTGGAACCGGCACCGCGCAGCTGCCGGAGACCCTCGAGTTGACCCAAGCCGCATTCGACGCCGGCGTCGACGCCTCGATGATCATCACGCCGTACTACGCCCGGCCCACGCAGGAAGCCCTCTACCAGTGGTACGCCACGATCGCCCGGGAATTCCCGAGCATGCCGTTCATCATCTACAACGTGCCCTCGCGCACCGCCGTCGACATCGCCCCGGAAACCGTCGGCCGCTTGTTCCGCGATTTCGAGAACATTGTGGGCATCAAGGAAACCACCAAGGACTTCGAGCACTTTTCCCGGGTGCTCCACGTGGCGGGCAAGGATCTGCTGGTCTGGAGCGGGCTGGAGTTGCTCTGCCTGCCGCTCATGGCGCTCGGCGGCGTCGGATTCATCTCCGCACTGGCCAACATCGCGCCCAAAGCCTCCGCGGACATGTACAACGCCTGGATCGCGGGCGATCTGGAGACCGCGCAGCGCATCCACTACGGCGTGCATCCGTTGGTCGACCTGCTCTTCGCGGAAACCAATCCGGCGCCGGCCAAATGGCTCATGGCGCAGCGCGGTTTGATCTCCTCAGACTACGTGCGCCCGCCGCTGATCCACCCGACCGAGGGCGGATTGGTGAAGATCAATGCCTTGCTCGACGCCGGCAAGGACTACCTGACGCCAGTCGACGCTACTGAGGTGACCGCATGA